tcctgcagctctctggaCGTCCCCTTCCCGTCCTCCGGCGAGGCCGCCATCGCTCTGCGCTCTCTGTCCCCGGACCGCGAGCCGAGGAAAGGAGGCATCAGCAAAGAGCTGGCGGTGTCGGGCAGCACGCTCTCCGTGTGAGGAAACAGGAAACGCTCTGACTGAACAACGTGTTCACCTCTTTCTCTGAACTTCCTGTTGACCTTTTGTCTTCTTCGTGTGTTTTCAGGAGGTGGAGCGCCGACGAAGCTCGGATCCTCAGAGTGTCCGTCAACTCGTTTCTGG
The nucleotide sequence above comes from Labrus bergylta unplaced genomic scaffold, fLabBer1.1 SCAFFOLD_178, whole genome shotgun sequence. Encoded proteins:
- the LOC109976418 gene encoding L antigen family member 3-like produces the protein MAALEAERNCETGKLEFSLDVPFPSSGEAAIALRSLSPDREPRKGGISKELAVSGSTLSVRWSADEARILRVSVNSFLDHLSLVLETMEQFGPDAGC